The following are from one region of the Hydrogenimonas sp. SS33 genome:
- a CDS encoding CoA ester lyase, with translation MIFKNIKTVEELAERGDLEAIEALRGGRGQRARAHPPYIRSALMLSAHNVRHLNKLDELEADVAVLNLEDGVAPSLKPLALRLTGLFLAEAEKLGSMTVVRINPLGEGGEQEIAYLNDVRPDAIRIPKVRTPEDVKRALGLIDESIRVHLSVETKEAYRNLESLRVEGRVEAFYLGALDLTASLRLPQRIVHLHNPTMHAVMTRFLLACQSEGVLPVSFVYQEYRDLEMFENWCLLEKKMGYHAKGCISPAQVEVANRIFSPEPEELEWARRVVELFESDPHRSGFVDEALGFVDEPIYKNAKNLLEIFGE, from the coding sequence TTGATATTTAAAAATATTAAAACAGTAGAGGAGCTGGCGGAGAGGGGCGACCTCGAGGCGATCGAAGCCTTGCGGGGCGGCAGAGGCCAGCGGGCCCGGGCCCACCCGCCCTATATCAGAAGCGCCCTGATGCTTTCGGCCCACAATGTCAGGCACCTGAACAAACTGGACGAACTGGAAGCGGATGTGGCGGTGCTCAATCTGGAAGACGGGGTCGCCCCCTCCCTGAAGCCGCTCGCACTGCGGCTGACGGGGCTCTTTCTGGCCGAGGCCGAAAAGCTTGGGAGCATGACGGTGGTGCGCATCAATCCCCTCGGGGAGGGGGGAGAGCAGGAGATCGCCTATCTCAACGATGTCCGGCCCGATGCCATACGCATTCCCAAGGTCAGGACGCCGGAGGATGTCAAGAGGGCTCTGGGCCTCATCGACGAATCCATCAGGGTGCACCTCTCCGTCGAGACGAAGGAGGCGTACAGAAACCTGGAGAGCCTGAGGGTGGAGGGGAGGGTCGAAGCCTTCTACCTGGGCGCGCTGGATCTGACGGCCTCTTTGCGCCTTCCGCAGCGGATCGTCCATCTGCACAACCCGACGATGCATGCCGTGATGACCCGCTTTCTGCTGGCATGCCAGAGCGAAGGGGTCCTGCCGGTCTCTTTCGTCTATCAGGAGTATCGTGATCTGGAGATGTTCGAAAACTGGTGCCTTTTGGAGAAGAAGATGGGGTACCACGCCAAAGGGTGTATCTCTCCGGCGCAGGTCGAGGTCGCCAACCGCATCTTCTCGCCGGAGCCAGAGGAGCTGGAATGGGCGCGGCGGGTCGTGGAACTCTTCGAGTCGGACCCGCACCGAAGCGGTTTCGTCGACGAAGCCCTTGGATTCGTGGACGAACCGATCTATAAAAACGCGAAGAATCTGCTGGAAATTTTCGGAGAATAA
- a CDS encoding GGDEF domain-containing protein gives MKRFLTLNFVLLFILSLILVTLGYSLHKLKLSFRQNLYERYSENIHSDTTQLRLDLQTLINNSDIANANLLPNLLIRFINIHPATQEVQVTIDKEVVADSSIVKQKNLPTKYSCFSIEKLSGRSIENGIFCYAMELRIYRNGKRVPARLYLLLDRNYLTTEVENQLRKMMMPVYGAMGIVLFISALLIWSIVIRNFSRLIRWSDDPTRKPPHFLIREFIQISEKMYLFARRLIEQFEQIREAMARESYLRSIMETVARINELLVMEKEETRFLTKACGILASHRNYVSASVFLRDKNGEITPESAIVAVNDSVTSDISSLCIPRETLEKLDDPNIDFIIGQADEFNRESPSCVSVRVTKGAKESRIAIFPLRYDASHPPLGYLIINTAEKTGFDREETAMLQELAGDIGFAVNAFRKEEAFEALLYRNPLTHLPNASAFHAKLNDHLGETVAIANIDRFKQINNLYGIQIADEILKQFSAFLAEIVPPKISLYHYIGDEFILLFDPSCEKNRIEEALDKIVKKIESHIFTYRGVEIMLSIRIGVSRLENALSLRECHIALREAKTRHNPIQWYTPDLNILVKQDMLQTYRIVKDALEKGRVINHYQGIFSFEKNDFTHYEALARIEKEDGTMLYPGEFIDFTKQTRLYPRLSAEVVQRALKDIEKLHRSVSVNLSVLDILNDLFCREVYRLLESTPRQCPLVFEILESENIENYDRTSEFIQKVKEYGCKVAIDDFGSGYSNFRHIAELKADMLKIDGSLIKNVVHDEQIRAIVRNINAIAHDLGMTTVAEFVSNEEIYEMCRELGIDAVQGFYRHKPSPIDKIIG, from the coding sequence ATGAAGCGTTTTCTGACCCTCAATTTCGTCCTTCTGTTCATTCTCTCCTTGATCCTCGTCACCCTCGGGTACAGTCTTCACAAACTGAAGCTCTCCTTCCGGCAAAACCTCTACGAACGCTACAGTGAAAACATCCACAGCGATACGACTCAACTGAGGCTCGACCTGCAGACCCTGATCAACAACAGTGACATCGCCAATGCCAACCTGCTGCCCAACCTGCTGATCCGTTTCATCAATATCCACCCCGCCACGCAGGAGGTGCAGGTAACCATCGACAAAGAGGTTGTCGCCGACTCTTCCATCGTCAAACAGAAAAATCTGCCTACGAAATACAGCTGCTTTTCCATCGAAAAACTCTCGGGCCGCTCCATCGAAAACGGCATATTCTGCTACGCCATGGAACTGCGTATCTACCGGAACGGAAAGCGGGTCCCGGCGAGGCTCTATCTGCTGCTCGACCGCAACTACCTGACGACGGAGGTGGAGAATCAGCTGCGGAAGATGATGATGCCGGTCTATGGGGCCATGGGTATCGTTCTCTTCATCTCCGCCCTGCTGATATGGAGCATTGTCATCCGCAACTTCTCCCGACTGATCCGATGGAGCGACGACCCGACCCGCAAACCGCCCCACTTTCTGATTCGTGAATTCATACAGATCTCGGAAAAAATGTACCTCTTCGCCCGCAGGCTCATCGAACAATTCGAGCAGATACGCGAGGCGATGGCCAGGGAGAGCTACCTCCGCTCCATCATGGAGACCGTCGCCCGAATCAACGAACTGCTCGTCATGGAAAAAGAGGAGACGCGTTTCCTCACCAAAGCGTGCGGAATCCTGGCATCCCACCGCAACTATGTTTCGGCATCGGTTTTCCTGCGTGACAAAAACGGAGAGATCACACCCGAATCCGCCATCGTTGCCGTCAATGATTCCGTCACATCCGACATCTCTTCCCTCTGCATTCCTCGCGAAACCCTTGAAAAACTTGACGATCCGAACATTGATTTCATAATCGGGCAGGCCGATGAATTTAACAGAGAAAGCCCCTCCTGCGTATCGGTCCGGGTGACAAAGGGGGCAAAGGAGAGCCGGATCGCCATTTTCCCCCTACGCTACGACGCTTCCCATCCGCCGCTGGGGTATCTCATCATCAATACCGCCGAAAAAACGGGATTCGACAGGGAAGAGACCGCGATGCTGCAGGAGTTGGCGGGCGACATAGGTTTCGCGGTCAACGCCTTTAGGAAAGAAGAAGCGTTCGAAGCGCTGCTTTACCGCAATCCGCTGACCCATCTCCCCAACGCTTCCGCATTCCACGCAAAACTCAACGACCATCTGGGGGAAACGGTCGCCATTGCCAACATCGACCGCTTCAAACAGATCAACAACCTCTACGGCATCCAGATCGCCGACGAGATCCTGAAGCAGTTCTCCGCCTTCCTCGCCGAGATCGTGCCGCCCAAGATTTCCCTCTACCACTATATCGGCGACGAGTTCATCCTCCTGTTCGACCCCTCCTGCGAAAAGAACCGGATAGAAGAGGCGCTGGACAAAATCGTCAAAAAAATCGAAAGCCATATATTCACCTACCGGGGTGTGGAGATCATGCTCTCCATCCGTATCGGCGTTTCACGCCTGGAAAACGCCCTCTCCCTCAGGGAGTGCCACATCGCTTTGCGGGAGGCGAAAACCCGTCACAACCCGATTCAATGGTATACCCCCGATCTAAACATTCTGGTCAAGCAGGATATGCTTCAGACCTACCGTATCGTCAAAGATGCACTGGAAAAGGGTCGGGTCATCAACCACTACCAGGGAATCTTCTCCTTTGAAAAAAATGATTTCACCCATTACGAAGCACTGGCCCGCATCGAAAAAGAGGATGGTACCATGCTTTACCCCGGGGAGTTCATCGACTTTACCAAACAGACGCGGCTCTACCCAAGGCTCTCTGCGGAAGTGGTCCAGCGGGCTCTCAAAGATATAGAGAAACTGCACCGCTCCGTATCGGTCAACCTCTCCGTTCTGGACATTCTCAATGACCTTTTCTGCCGGGAGGTCTACCGGCTGCTCGAATCGACTCCCCGCCAATGCCCCCTTGTCTTCGAAATTCTGGAGAGTGAAAACATCGAAAACTACGACAGAACTTCGGAATTCATCCAGAAAGTGAAAGAGTACGGGTGCAAAGTGGCCATCGACGATTTCGGCAGCGGCTATTCGAATTTCCGCCATATCGCCGAGCTGAAAGCCGATATGCTGAAGATCGACGGATCGCTCATCAAAAACGTCGTCCATGACGAACAGATCAGGGCGATCGTGAGAAACATCAACGCCATCGCCCATGACCTCGGCATGACCACCGTCGCCGAATTCGTCTCCAACGAAGAGATTTACGAAATGTGCAGGGAACTCGGCATCGACGCGGTCCAGGGCTTTTACAGACACAAGCCCTCTCCCATCGATAAAATTATCGGATAA
- a CDS encoding cytochrome c, translated as MKTLTGLALVCVCLAADDSFITQYEYGEMLYKNPRGIGCDRCHGRHGEGAVIARYKEDGKPVELKGPDIRHLSIAALRESLEKRHRVMPTYFLTRSETEALHYFLTHKPE; from the coding sequence GTGAAAACGCTTACGGGATTGGCCCTGGTCTGCGTCTGCTTGGCAGCCGACGACTCTTTCATCACCCAGTACGAATATGGCGAAATGCTCTACAAAAATCCCCGCGGCATCGGGTGCGACCGCTGTCACGGCCGCCACGGCGAAGGGGCGGTCATCGCCCGGTACAAGGAAGATGGGAAACCGGTCGAGCTGAAGGGGCCCGACATCCGCCATCTCTCCATCGCGGCTCTGAGGGAGAGTCTGGAGAAACGCCACCGCGTCATGCCCACCTATTTCCTGACCCGTTCCGAAACAGAGGCGCTGCACTATTTTCTGACCCACAAACCGGAGTGA
- a CDS encoding TonB family protein has product MNRRKLFTFFLSLFIHLTILLLFFLFLHHNAKLLTSSGAKRVELSLKDFTTPPGMAARPKKTPPAPAPRPVPPQPKPQPKTPPKPKPLPKPEKPAPKSQPKPKPIKKPSPKPAPRPAEKPKKIFKKPSPRPVPEKPQKHHTRKKAAPGPRPIPKPHPKPRSPQKTTPESALAGALGAPAVPSRQAPRRPAPPSIDQINGAMGEREFRALYKDEFDHFTPNQKKFIRNNLNRIQAITQHYLTMRGYPPFAIRMHMQGMNIVEFWLWPNGDITDLKVITSSGFDVLDQNSIDTIKTAYKDYPRPKEKTKIRFYIHYQLY; this is encoded by the coding sequence ATGAATCGTCGAAAACTCTTTACTTTTTTTCTCTCGCTCTTCATACATCTGACGATTCTGCTGCTCTTTTTTCTCTTTCTCCACCATAACGCGAAGCTGCTCACCTCCAGCGGTGCCAAACGGGTGGAACTCTCGCTGAAAGATTTCACGACGCCCCCCGGCATGGCTGCACGGCCCAAAAAGACGCCCCCGGCACCCGCACCCAGGCCCGTCCCGCCACAACCCAAACCCCAGCCCAAAACGCCGCCAAAGCCCAAGCCCCTTCCCAAACCCGAAAAACCGGCGCCAAAATCGCAACCCAAGCCCAAACCCATCAAAAAACCGAGCCCCAAACCGGCACCCAGACCGGCGGAGAAACCCAAAAAAATTTTCAAAAAACCCTCCCCGCGCCCCGTGCCCGAAAAACCGCAGAAGCACCACACACGCAAAAAAGCCGCACCCGGACCCAGGCCGATACCGAAACCGCATCCCAAACCCCGGTCACCCCAAAAAACCACCCCCGAATCGGCGCTGGCGGGAGCCCTGGGCGCACCGGCGGTTCCAAGCAGACAGGCCCCCAGACGGCCTGCGCCCCCCTCCATCGACCAGATCAACGGCGCCATGGGAGAGCGGGAGTTCAGGGCCCTCTACAAGGACGAGTTCGACCACTTCACCCCCAATCAGAAGAAGTTTATCCGAAACAACCTCAACCGCATCCAGGCGATCACCCAGCACTACCTGACGATGCGGGGCTACCCGCCCTTTGCTATCCGGATGCACATGCAGGGAATGAATATCGTCGAGTTCTGGCTCTGGCCCAACGGCGACATCACCGATCTAAAGGTCATCACCTCGTCGGGCTTCGACGTACTGGACCAAAACTCCATCGACACGATCAAAACGGCCTACAAGGACTACCCGCGCCCCAAAGAGAAGACGAAGATCCGTTTCTATATCCATTATCAGCTCTATTGA